A region from the Pristiophorus japonicus isolate sPriJap1 chromosome 14, sPriJap1.hap1, whole genome shotgun sequence genome encodes:
- the LOC139279727 gene encoding alpha-taxilin-like has translation MKNQDSESKFSPPADSHETTMVGVAVAERADPAGREDSLGVAGPEANHQTSKKSDGQNGLAQNHGDVTTSEDILNGTTAGGICEGSLVVQGTSAVDALDTLQPESSTADVSDELSRQLEDILNTYCCNLAEHGSAVQPEESPELEEAEKCVNSEPLRNGVREIECSEMNEEIEKVVKAEARVEDVKENGDVPNSKDQKKAPEKKKAKALGKEITLLMQTLNTLSTPEEKLAALCKKYADMLEEHRNTQKQMRLLQKKQTQIIQEKDHLRNEHSKAILARSKLESLCRELQRHNRTLKEEGVQRGRDEEEKRKEITSHFQVTLNDIQAQMEQHNERNSKLRQENMELAEKLKKLIEQYELREEHIDKVFKHKDLQQQLIDAKLQQAQELLKEAEERHQKEKDYLLKETVESQRMCELMKQQEVHLKQQLALYTGKFEEFQTTLSKSNEVFTTFRQEMEKMTKKIKKLEKETTMYRTRWESSNKALLDMAEEKTLRDKEFENLQVKIQRLEKLCRALQTERNDLNKKVHDLSVQSAQPDGSSKEDGEEEDLQSLNKVSQDNQSEDSTPDVSAKADCSTPGTSLSSEACAPVTEQVQSPMFTENLMESNVEASSIQPELLPSSTSLE, from the exons ATGAAGAATCAAGATTCTGAAAGTAAGTTCAGTCCACCTGCTGATAGCCATGAGACGACAATGGTTGGCGTTGCAGTAGCAGAGAGAGCAGACCCTGCTGGGAGAGAAGACAGTCTGGGTGTTGCTGGACCTGAAGCCAATCACCAAACCAGCAAAAAATCTGATGGTCAGAATGGGCTTGCACAAAACCATGGTGATGTAACTACCAGTGAAGACATACTGAATGGAACAACTGCAGGAGGTATCTGTGAGGGATCATTAGTTGTCCAAGGGACGTCTGCTGTAGATGCCTTGGATACCCTCCAGCCTGAGTCTTCAACAGCTGATGTCTCGGATGAGCTCAGCAGACAGCTTGAAGACATACTGAACACCTATTGCTGCAACCTGGCTGAGCATGGTTCTGCTGTGCAGCCTGAGGAATCTCCTGAATTGGAAGAAGCGGAGAAATGTGTTAACAGCGAGCCTCTGCGAAACGGCGTGCGGGAGATCGAATGCAGTGAGATGAATGAAGAGATTGAAAAAGTGGTGAAGGCAGAGGCTCGCGTAGAAGATGTGAAAGAGAATGGAGATGTCCCCAACAGCAAAGATCAGAAAAAAGCTCCAGAAAAAAAGAAAGCCAAAGCACTAG GAAAAGAAATTACATTGCTGATGCAGACACTGAACACTTTGAGCACCCCAGAGGAGAAGCTTGCTGCACTCTGCAAGAAGTATGCAGACATG CTCGAAGAGCATCGGAATACTCAAAAGCAAATGAGACTGCTACAGAAGAAGCAAACTCAGATCATCCAAGAGAAGGATCACCTACGGAATGAGCACAGCAAAGCCATTCTGGCACGCAGCAAACTAGAGAGCCTGTGCCGTGAGCTGCAACGCCACAATCGAACACTCAAG GAAGAAGGTGTTCAACGTGGAAGAGATGAGGAAGAGAAGcgcaaagagatcacctctcacttcCAGGTAACTCTAAATGATATCCAGGCACAGATGGAACAACATAATGAACGGAATTCCAAACTGCGCCAGGAGAACATGGAGCTGGCTGAGAAACTGAAGAAACTGATAGAGCAGTATGAACTGAGAGAGGAG CATATTGACAAGGTATTTAAACACAAAGACCTGCAACAACAACTCATTGATGCCAAACTGCAGCAAGCacaggagctgctgaaagaagcagAGGAAAGGCACCAGAAGGAGAAAGATTAT CTGTTAAAGGAGacagtggaaagccagaggatGTGTGAGCTCATGAAGCAACAGGAAGTTCATCTGAAACAGCAG CTGGCACTATACACTGGAAAGTTTGAAGAATTCCAAACTACACTTTCAAAAAGTAATGAAGTTTTTACAACCTTCAGGCAAGAGATGGAAAAG ATGACAAAAAagatcaaaaagctggaaaaagagACCACCATGTATCGTACTAGATGGGAGAGCAGTAATAAGGCTTTGCTGGACATGGCAGAGGAG AAAACTCTGCGCGACAAGGAATTTGAAAATCTTCAGGTGAAGATTCAACGCTTGGAGAAATTGTGTCGAGCTCTTCAGACGGAGAGGAATGATCTGAACAAAAAAGTTCATGACCTGAGTGTCCAATCAGCCCAACCAGATGGCAGCAGCAAAGAGGATGGTGAGGAGGAAGATTTGCAATCTTTAAATAAAGTCTCCCAAGATAATCAAAGCGAAGATTCCACTCCAGATGTATCTGCAAAGGCTGATTGTTCTACCCCAGGGACTTCACTCTCGTCTGAAGCTTGTGCTCCCGTGACTGAGCAGGTGCAGTCACCCATGTTTACAGAGAATCTAATGGAATCTAACGTTGAAGCTTCTAGCATCCAGCCCGAATTATTACCATCCAGCACTTCCTTGGAGTAG